The following coding sequences are from one uncultured Bacteroides sp. window:
- the uvrA gene encoding excinuclease ABC subunit UvrA, whose protein sequence is MPDNKYISIKGARVNNLKNIDVNIPRNKLIVITGLSGSGKSSLAFDTLYAEGQRRYVESLSSYARQFLGRMSKPECDFIKGIPPAIAIEQKVNSRNPRSTVGTSTEIYEYLRLLYARVGKTFSPISGCEVKKHSTEDIVSCMLNYPTGTRYTVLTRILQREGRTLQEQLEINLKQGFNRIEVNEKTVRIDEYKIKKEDQLYLLVDRMTTSNDKDSISRLVDSAETAMYEGDGICILRFYLQDGSSKLHTFSTKFEADGIVFEEPTDQMFSFNSPIGACPECEGFGKVIGIDEHLVVPNRSLSIYDGAIVCWRGEKIGEWKNELIHNAEKFNFPIFTPYYQLTDEEKRILWEGNEYFHGINDFFKMLHENQYKIQYRVMLARYRGKTICPKCHGTRLKPEAGYVRVSGKSISELVDLPIRELKDFFDSIKLNKHDSEVARRILTEINSRIRFLIEVGLEYLTLNRLSNSLSGGESQRINLATSLGSSLVGSLYILDEPSIGLHSRDTDKLIHVLRELQELGNTVIIVEHDEEIIRTADYIIDIGPDAGRLGGEVVYQGEMKDIKKGSNSHTVHYLLGEEEIPLPLQRRPWNNYIEITGARENNLKGIDVRFPLNVMTVVTGVSGSGKSTLVKDIFYKALKRELDECSDRPGEFASIRGDINNLRNVEFVDQNPIGRSSRSNPVTYIKAYDEIRKLWADQPLAKQMGYTAGYFSFNSEGGRCEECKGDGTITVEMQFMADLVLECETCHGKRFKADTLEVTFHEKNIYDILQMTVNEAIEFFTQYGQKKIIKKLTSLQEVGLGYIKLGQTSSTLSGGENQRVKLAFYLSQEKADPTLFIFDEPTTGLHFHDIKKLLEAFDALIRRGHSIIIIEHNMDVIKCADHVIDLGPEGGDKGGNLVVAGTPEEVAACAASYTGQFLKEKIDI, encoded by the coding sequence ATGCCAGACAACAAGTATATCAGCATCAAAGGCGCAAGGGTTAACAACCTAAAAAACATTGATGTAAACATTCCGAGAAATAAATTAATAGTCATCACTGGATTGTCCGGATCAGGCAAATCCTCTCTGGCATTCGACACTCTATATGCCGAAGGCCAACGTCGTTATGTAGAAAGCCTTTCTTCATACGCCCGACAGTTTCTTGGAAGAATGAGTAAACCTGAATGCGATTTTATCAAAGGAATTCCTCCCGCTATTGCTATAGAACAAAAAGTAAACAGTCGCAACCCACGTTCAACAGTCGGAACAAGTACTGAAATATACGAATACCTCCGCCTACTCTATGCTAGAGTTGGAAAAACATTTAGTCCCATAAGCGGATGTGAAGTAAAGAAGCATAGCACTGAAGATATTGTTAGCTGCATGCTAAATTATCCCACAGGTACCAGATATACCGTGCTAACACGAATTTTACAAAGAGAAGGAAGAACCTTGCAAGAACAGTTAGAAATCAATTTAAAACAAGGTTTTAATAGAATAGAGGTAAATGAAAAAACTGTACGCATAGATGAATATAAAATAAAAAAAGAAGATCAGCTTTATCTTTTAGTAGACCGTATGACTACAAGCAACGATAAGGATTCTATTAGTCGTTTGGTTGATTCTGCTGAAACAGCAATGTATGAAGGAGATGGAATCTGCATACTCCGTTTTTATCTTCAGGATGGTAGTAGCAAATTACATACATTCAGTACTAAATTCGAAGCTGATGGTATTGTTTTCGAAGAGCCTACCGACCAGATGTTCTCTTTTAACTCTCCAATAGGTGCTTGTCCCGAATGCGAAGGATTTGGAAAAGTCATTGGTATTGACGAACATTTAGTCGTACCTAATCGCTCTCTATCGATCTATGATGGTGCCATAGTATGCTGGCGAGGTGAAAAAATAGGTGAATGGAAAAACGAACTCATACACAACGCTGAAAAATTTAACTTCCCTATTTTTACTCCTTATTATCAACTGACCGACGAAGAGAAGCGAATATTATGGGAAGGCAATGAATATTTTCATGGCATTAATGATTTTTTCAAAATGCTTCATGAAAATCAATATAAGATACAGTACAGAGTCATGTTAGCCCGCTATCGAGGAAAAACAATCTGTCCAAAATGCCATGGAACCAGGCTAAAACCAGAAGCTGGATATGTACGAGTTAGTGGCAAAAGCATTAGTGAATTAGTGGATCTACCCATTAGAGAATTAAAAGATTTCTTCGATTCTATAAAATTAAATAAGCATGATAGCGAAGTAGCCCGTCGCATACTGACGGAAATAAACAGCCGTATCCGCTTCCTTATTGAGGTGGGCTTGGAATATTTAACCCTAAACCGCTTATCCAACTCTCTTTCAGGGGGAGAAAGCCAGCGTATTAATCTGGCAACCTCCTTAGGCAGTAGTCTAGTAGGTAGCTTATACATTCTTGACGAACCAAGCATTGGTTTGCATAGTCGTGATACAGATAAACTAATCCATGTTCTTCGCGAACTGCAAGAGTTAGGTAACACTGTAATTATAGTAGAACACGATGAAGAAATTATCAGAACTGCCGATTATATTATTGATATTGGTCCAGATGCAGGACGATTAGGAGGAGAAGTTGTTTACCAAGGAGAGATGAAAGATATTAAGAAAGGTAGTAATAGTCATACAGTGCACTACTTACTTGGTGAAGAAGAAATTCCCCTACCTCTGCAACGTAGACCTTGGAACAATTACATAGAAATTACCGGAGCCCGAGAAAATAACCTAAAAGGAATTGACGTGCGCTTTCCATTAAATGTGATGACGGTAGTAACCGGCGTTTCTGGTTCGGGTAAAAGTACATTAGTGAAAGATATCTTTTATAAAGCGCTCAAAAGAGAATTAGATGAGTGCAGCGATCGGCCGGGAGAATTTGCAAGTATTAGAGGAGACATCAACAATTTACGCAATGTTGAATTTGTTGATCAAAATCCTATTGGAAGATCTTCACGCAGTAATCCAGTTACTTATATCAAAGCTTATGATGAGATACGTAAACTATGGGCCGACCAGCCATTAGCAAAACAAATGGGCTACACAGCTGGCTATTTTAGTTTTAACAGTGAAGGTGGACGTTGTGAAGAATGCAAAGGAGATGGTACCATCACTGTAGAAATGCAATTTATGGCTGATTTGGTTTTGGAATGTGAAACATGTCATGGCAAACGATTCAAAGCAGACACACTTGAAGTCACTTTTCATGAGAAAAACATCTATGACATATTGCAGATGACCGTAAACGAAGCAATCGAATTTTTCACACAATACGGACAAAAGAAAATCATAAAGAAACTAACTTCTCTTCAAGAAGTGGGATTAGGATACATTAAATTAGGGCAAACATCCTCCACTCTTTCTGGAGGAGAAAATCAACGCGTTAAATTAGCTTTCTATTTAAGCCAAGAAAAAGCGGATCCGACTCTTTTCATTTTTGACGAACCAACAACTGGACTTCATTTTCATGACATTAAGAAACTGCTTGAAGCTTTTGACGCCTTAATTCGCCGAGGACATAGTATCATCATTATAGAACATAACATGGATGTAATAAAATGTGCCGACCATGTTATTGACCTTGGTCCTGAGGGAGGAGACAAAGGCGGAAACCTAGTTGTTGCAGGAACACCTGAAGAGGTAGCTGCTTGTGCTGCTAGCTATACTGGTCAATTTTTGAAAGAAAAAATAGACATTTAA
- a CDS encoding family 10 glycosylhydrolase — MKLRFSLFLLLALSFSLAMQAQKYPKREFRAAWIQSVNGQFKGVPTDIVKQRLIDQLNSLQGAGINAIIFQVRPAADALYASKLEPWSRFLTGVQGEAPNPYWDPMEFMIDECHKRGMEFHAWINPYRVKTTLKTKLASNHVYNIHPEWFVKYGDQLFFDPALPQSRKHICMVVSDIVARYDVDAIHMDDYFYPYPIKGVNFPDSASFARYGGGFDDIGDWRRSNVNLLIKKIHETIRDIKPWVKFGVSPFGVYRNQSSDPLGSNTQALQNYDDLYADVLLWAREGWIDYNIPQLYWEIGHPRADYQTLVDWWARHTENRPLFIGESVKNTVTHADPLNPTINQLPRKIALQRSYQSIGGSCQWPASAVVENVGNYRDALVQEYNKYPALVPVFDFMDNKAPGKVKKVKPVWTSDGYILFWTAPKAKTEMDRAVQYVIYRFGAKEKVDIEDPSHIMAITRNTFYRLPYIDGKTKYRYAVTALDRLHNESKSARKKIKL, encoded by the coding sequence ATGAAACTAAGATTTTCCCTCTTCCTTTTACTAGCCTTGTCTTTTTCTTTGGCAATGCAGGCGCAAAAATATCCTAAACGTGAATTCAGAGCTGCTTGGATACAGAGTGTGAACGGACAGTTCAAAGGTGTACCAACAGATATAGTAAAACAGAGATTGATAGATCAGCTTAATTCTCTTCAAGGGGCAGGCATCAATGCAATCATATTTCAAGTGCGTCCTGCTGCGGATGCATTGTATGCATCTAAATTAGAACCTTGGAGTCGTTTTCTTACTGGAGTTCAGGGCGAAGCTCCTAACCCTTATTGGGATCCTATGGAATTTATGATTGATGAATGTCATAAACGGGGGATGGAATTTCACGCTTGGATTAATCCTTATAGAGTCAAAACAACATTGAAAACGAAGCTAGCTTCTAATCATGTTTATAATATACATCCTGAATGGTTTGTTAAATATGGAGATCAACTATTCTTTGATCCTGCTTTGCCACAAAGTCGCAAACATATATGCATGGTTGTTTCCGATATTGTTGCTCGTTATGATGTGGATGCAATACATATGGACGATTATTTTTATCCATATCCTATTAAAGGAGTTAATTTCCCTGATAGCGCTAGTTTTGCACGTTATGGAGGAGGCTTTGATGATATAGGAGATTGGCGTCGCAGTAACGTAAACTTATTGATTAAAAAAATCCATGAGACGATTCGTGACATTAAACCTTGGGTGAAGTTTGGAGTTAGCCCTTTTGGGGTATATCGTAATCAAAGTAGTGATCCGTTGGGTAGTAATACTCAAGCCTTACAAAATTATGATGACTTGTATGCTGATGTTCTTCTATGGGCTCGTGAAGGTTGGATCGATTATAATATTCCTCAGCTTTATTGGGAAATAGGTCACCCTCGTGCAGACTATCAAACCTTGGTAGATTGGTGGGCACGTCATACAGAAAATCGTCCTTTGTTTATTGGGGAATCTGTTAAGAATACCGTGACTCATGCCGATCCTCTAAATCCTACAATTAACCAGCTGCCACGCAAAATAGCCTTACAACGTTCTTATCAAAGTATTGGAGGTAGTTGCCAATGGCCTGCTAGTGCAGTCGTTGAGAATGTAGGGAATTATAGAGATGCTTTAGTGCAGGAATATAATAAATACCCAGCTCTTGTTCCTGTTTTTGATTTCATGGATAACAAAGCTCCTGGAAAGGTGAAAAAAGTGAAACCTGTTTGGACATCAGATGGATATATTTTGTTCTGGACTGCTCCTAAAGCTAAGACAGAGATGGATCGTGCTGTTCAATATGTGATTTACCGCTTTGGCGCAAAGGAAAAAGTAGATATTGAAGATCCTTCTCATATTATGGCTATCACAAGAAATACTTTCTATCGCTTACCATATATTGATGGAAAAACTAAATACAGATATGCTGTTACTGCACTTGATCGTCTGCATAACGAATCGAAAAGTGCACGCAAAAAGATAAAACTCTAA
- a CDS encoding chromate transporter produces the protein MLYLQLFYTFFKIGLFGFGGGYGMLSLIQSEVVTHHEWLSAKEFTDIVAISQMTPGPIGINAATYVGFTATGSFWGSLTATFAVVLPSFILMLTISKFFLKYQKHPTVEAIFTGLRPAIVGLLASAVLVLMTPENFNTPTTDLYAFVISVVIFVGAFIANMRFKTNPILLILICGIIGLLVY, from the coding sequence ATGTTGTATCTACAATTATTCTATACTTTTTTTAAGATAGGCCTTTTCGGCTTCGGAGGGGGATACGGAATGCTCTCTCTTATTCAATCCGAAGTAGTTACTCATCATGAATGGTTATCAGCCAAAGAATTTACCGACATTGTTGCTATCAGTCAAATGACTCCCGGTCCTATCGGTATCAATGCAGCCACCTATGTAGGATTTACAGCAACTGGCAGTTTTTGGGGCTCATTAACTGCTACTTTCGCAGTTGTCTTACCTTCGTTCATTCTCATGCTCACCATCAGTAAATTTTTCCTCAAATATCAAAAGCATCCTACAGTAGAGGCTATTTTTACAGGATTACGTCCTGCTATCGTAGGGTTATTAGCATCTGCAGTATTAGTTTTAATGACTCCTGAAAACTTTAATACACCGACAACAGACCTGTATGCTTTTGTTATTAGCGTTGTGATCTTTGTCGGCGCATTTATTGCCAATATGCGTTTCAAAACAAATCCGATCCTCCTTATTCTCATTTGCGGAATAATAGGATTATTAGTTTATTAG
- a CDS encoding chromate transporter encodes MNIYFKILIIFFKIGLFTIGGGYAMIPLIENEIVVKRDWISKEDFLDLLAISQSAPGVMAINIAIFIGYRLKGIRGSLASTLGVALPSFIIILSIALFFHNFKENQIVEKIFKGIRPGVVALIAAPTFNMAKLAKINRYTIWIPILSALVIWLLDFSPIWIIIMAGVGGFIWGKIQKKESGNSQP; translated from the coding sequence ATGAATATTTATTTCAAAATTCTCATCATTTTTTTTAAAATAGGACTTTTTACAATAGGTGGAGGATACGCAATGATTCCACTTATAGAGAATGAAATAGTAGTCAAAAGAGATTGGATTAGTAAAGAAGACTTTCTGGACCTACTGGCCATTTCTCAATCAGCACCGGGAGTAATGGCTATCAATATAGCCATCTTCATAGGCTATAGACTAAAAGGGATTCGAGGTAGTTTGGCTTCTACTCTAGGAGTGGCATTACCTTCTTTTATCATAATTTTATCAATAGCCTTATTCTTTCATAATTTCAAAGAAAATCAGATTGTGGAAAAAATATTTAAAGGTATACGCCCGGGAGTAGTTGCTCTGATAGCAGCTCCCACTTTTAATATGGCAAAGCTAGCAAAGATCAATCGCTATACTATTTGGATACCTATTCTTTCCGCTTTAGTTATCTGGCTACTTGACTTCTCTCCTATATGGATTATCATCATGGCAGGTGTAGGAGGTTTTATCTGGGGAAAAATACAAAAAAAAGAATCAGGAAACTCTCAACCATAA
- a CDS encoding helix-turn-helix domain-containing protein: MKKILFLLFILNSMQGYAQPETLADERLFSYSAAGVLLLITLLGTVFFLIRRISILKKEQQNAKETFQSLIDTAHNMLTPISLIKAPLEEISIKEVLTREGSNNLKAAIRHINTLLKLTNTFIQTEEEEKISILSYSSDQYEEVTALTAEQETTSEFKILIIESDKELLTELKEVLSEQYKVLTSEYGKKAQEIVREQKPDLVISDMILNDIGGDELCTTLKNDIETSHIPVVLLIALNDKQGILRGLKTGADEYIIKPFNMDILKATLSNRLANQALLRKQYANVELSNPNECINCSTDIDWRFIDSVKRHVEEHMADSSFNVDVLCTLLNMSRTSFYNKIKALTDQAPADYARLIRLKHAANLLKEQQHTITEIAEITGFSDAKYFREVFKKHFKVSPSKYAKGEIQEGA, translated from the coding sequence ATGAAAAAGATTCTATTTCTTTTATTCATACTCAACTCTATGCAAGGTTATGCCCAACCGGAAACTCTTGCTGATGAACGTCTTTTTTCATATAGCGCGGCAGGAGTTCTACTATTAATCACTCTTTTAGGTACTGTTTTTTTTCTTATCCGACGAATATCTATATTAAAAAAAGAGCAACAGAATGCTAAAGAAACATTCCAATCGTTGATCGACACAGCCCACAACATGCTTACCCCAATAAGCCTCATCAAAGCTCCACTTGAAGAAATATCAATTAAAGAAGTGTTAACACGAGAGGGATCTAACAACTTGAAAGCAGCAATTCGCCATATAAACACATTGCTCAAGCTCACTAATACATTTATTCAAACAGAAGAGGAAGAAAAAATTAGTATTCTTTCTTATAGTTCTGATCAATATGAAGAGGTTACTGCATTAACTGCGGAACAAGAAACAACATCCGAATTTAAGATTCTCATTATTGAAAGTGACAAAGAACTATTGACAGAGTTAAAAGAAGTTCTATCAGAACAATACAAGGTGCTAACAAGTGAATATGGGAAAAAGGCACAAGAAATAGTTAGAGAACAGAAACCGGATCTTGTCATATCAGACATGATCTTAAATGATATCGGTGGAGATGAATTGTGTACTACACTAAAAAACGACATTGAGACCTCACATATTCCTGTTGTACTGCTTATAGCTTTAAACGACAAGCAAGGTATTCTAAGAGGATTAAAGACGGGAGCTGACGAATATATTATAAAGCCTTTTAATATGGATATTCTAAAAGCTACGCTAAGCAATCGATTGGCTAATCAAGCACTCTTGCGTAAACAGTATGCTAATGTAGAACTTAGTAATCCAAACGAATGTATAAATTGCTCTACAGATATTGATTGGAGATTTATTGATAGCGTTAAAAGGCATGTAGAAGAACATATGGCCGATTCATCTTTCAATGTAGATGTACTTTGCACTCTTCTCAACATGAGTAGAACAAGTTTCTATAACAAGATAAAAGCTTTAACAGACCAGGCACCAGCTGACTACGCTCGCCTGATTCGTTTAAAACATGCAGCTAATCTACTAAAAGAGCAGCAACACACTATCACAGAAATAGCCGAAATAACAGGGTTTAGTGATGCCAAATACTTTCGTGAAGTATTTAAAAAACATTTTAAAGTAAGCCCTAGCAAATACGCAAAAGGGGAAATCCAAGAAGGAGCATGA
- a CDS encoding outer membrane beta-barrel protein, with translation MKNKHYCILLGLITLATSAFSQNTSKEVSIFSIHAGPSRYMGKLIGITNYSDHYKDDLRDGFEWNMSYYYLGDQYIFNSWRLAPGVIYQGGRFQNTEENNSDKIWMHYFAPQLGLFMVKQKYSLSLSAGLGYQFYKDRSTVYNKPRDVSMNKVAYNLSAGGEYFFSPQWGISARLSWIISNSDSYSVKYHGQRWQVELPNSNEGSGDYSRLSLLIGLNYHF, from the coding sequence ATGAAAAACAAGCACTATTGTATCCTTTTGGGGCTAATAACTTTAGCTACGTCTGCTTTTAGCCAAAATACGTCTAAAGAAGTATCAATCTTTTCTATTCATGCAGGCCCATCTCGATATATGGGTAAATTAATTGGAATTACAAATTATTCCGACCATTATAAAGATGACCTAAGAGATGGCTTTGAATGGAATATGAGCTATTATTATCTAGGTGACCAATACATATTTAATTCATGGCGACTAGCTCCCGGTGTAATTTATCAAGGAGGTCGATTCCAAAATACGGAAGAAAACAATTCTGATAAGATATGGATGCATTATTTCGCTCCTCAGCTGGGATTATTTATGGTCAAACAAAAATATAGCCTGTCACTTTCAGCAGGATTAGGATATCAATTTTACAAAGATAGAAGCACTGTGTACAATAAGCCTCGTGATGTATCAATGAATAAAGTTGCCTATAATTTATCGGCCGGAGGAGAATATTTTTTCTCTCCTCAATGGGGGATTTCAGCAAGACTAAGCTGGATCATAAGTAATTCTGACAGTTACTCTGTAAAATACCATGGTCAGAGATGGCAAGTAGAGCTTCCCAATTCGAATGAAGGAAGTGGAGACTACTCCCGATTATCTTTACTTATTGGTTTAAACTATCACTTTTAA